In the Ruminococcus sp. OA3 genome, one interval contains:
- a CDS encoding DNA polymerase III subunit alpha — protein sequence MEFTHLHVHTEYSLLDGSNKIKEYVARVKELGMDSAAITDHGVMYGVIDFYRAAREAGIRPILGCEVYVAPNSRYDREAGGGDDRYYHLVLLAENNQGYQNLMKIVSKGFVEGFYYKPRVDLEVLEEYHEGIIALSACLAGEVARCLQKGLYDEAKKSALRYRDIFGEDSFFLELQDHGIPNQKMVNQQLVRMSQETGIELVCTNDIHYTYAEDETSHDILLCIQTNKKVQDEDRMRYEGGQYYVKSPEEMEELFPYAPQALKNTHKIAMRCNVEIEFGVTKLPKYDVPDGYTSWEYLNKLCFDGLEELYRPVTEEQRERLTYELETIRTMGYVDYFLIVWDFIKYARDHDIIVGPGRGSAAGSLVSYTLGITKLDPMKYQLLFERFLNPERVSMPDIDIDFCFERRQEVIDYVVEKYGKDRVVQIVTFGTMAARGVIRDVGRALDLPYAMVDSIAKMIPNELNITIDKALNMNRELRKLYEEDPQMKYLIDMSKRLEGLPRHTSMHAAGVVISQKAVDEYVPLSKASDGSVTTQFTMTTLEELGLLKMDFLGLRTLTVIQNAVKLAEHSTGKPLNIDAVDYNDPSVLAMIGAGKTEGVFQLESAGMKNFMKELKPQSLEDIIAGISLYRPGPMDFIPQYIKGKNHPETTTYDCPQLKPILEATYGCIVYQEQVMQIVRDLAGYTLGRSDLVRRAMSKKKAAVMAKERQNFVYGNVEEDVPGCVSRGISEQVANKIYDDMTDFAKYAFNKSHAAAYAVVSYQTAYLKYYFPVEFMAALMTSCVDNPSKVSEYILTCRQMKIDILPPDINQSVGVFSVEGGAIRYGLAAIKGIGQPVQEAIVEERDKQGPYTSLKNFIERLTGKEVNKRTLENFIKAGAFDGLGGSRKQYMMVYAQVLDGVSQEKKNSMTGQMSLFDMMGEEEKQAYEIQLPDVGEFDRELLLSFEKEVLGVYISGHPLEEYEAQWRAQISAVTSDFYPDEETGYPRIADGSKQIVGGMITEKTIKYTKNNKTMAFLTVEDLVGTVEVVVFPRDYETNAHLMNEDSKVFIKGRVSAEDDKPSKLICESITPFGEIPRQLWIQFADKKEYENNVAGLYETLRESDGRDEVILFIRSDKTMKKLPPSRSVGIDDRLIDTLSRKYGEQNVKVKEMSIEKHGKMH from the coding sequence GTGGAATTTACACATTTGCATGTTCATACGGAATACAGTCTTCTGGACGGTTCCAATAAGATAAAAGAATACGTGGCGAGAGTGAAGGAACTCGGGATGGACAGTGCTGCCATCACGGACCACGGGGTCATGTATGGGGTGATCGATTTCTATCGCGCGGCCAGGGAAGCAGGGATACGCCCGATTCTGGGCTGTGAGGTTTATGTTGCTCCGAATTCCAGATATGACAGAGAAGCAGGGGGCGGGGATGACAGATATTACCACCTGGTCCTGCTCGCAGAGAACAATCAGGGATATCAAAATCTGATGAAGATCGTTTCCAAGGGATTCGTGGAAGGCTTCTATTATAAGCCGAGAGTTGATCTGGAGGTGCTTGAGGAGTATCATGAAGGGATCATAGCATTGAGTGCCTGCCTTGCAGGTGAAGTAGCACGCTGCCTTCAGAAAGGGCTGTACGATGAGGCGAAAAAAAGTGCGCTTCGTTACCGGGATATTTTCGGGGAGGATTCTTTCTTCCTGGAACTCCAGGATCACGGAATTCCGAACCAGAAGATGGTCAATCAGCAGCTTGTGCGCATGAGCCAGGAAACAGGGATCGAACTGGTGTGTACAAATGATATCCACTATACGTATGCGGAGGATGAGACATCCCACGATATCCTGCTGTGTATTCAGACGAATAAAAAGGTACAGGATGAAGACCGGATGCGCTATGAGGGCGGACAGTATTATGTAAAGTCACCGGAAGAAATGGAGGAACTCTTCCCATATGCACCGCAGGCGTTAAAAAACACTCATAAAATAGCCATGCGCTGTAATGTGGAGATTGAATTCGGAGTCACAAAGCTTCCAAAATACGATGTGCCTGATGGCTACACTTCCTGGGAATACCTCAACAAACTGTGTTTTGATGGTCTGGAGGAACTGTATCGGCCGGTTACTGAGGAGCAAAGAGAACGCCTGACGTATGAACTGGAGACAATCCGGACCATGGGGTACGTGGATTACTTTCTGATCGTATGGGACTTTATCAAATATGCACGTGATCATGATATTATCGTTGGCCCGGGGCGCGGCTCTGCGGCGGGCAGCCTGGTATCGTATACGCTTGGCATAACAAAACTGGATCCCATGAAATATCAGCTGCTGTTCGAACGATTTCTGAACCCTGAGCGTGTATCCATGCCGGATATCGATATTGATTTCTGCTTTGAGCGCAGACAGGAAGTCATAGACTACGTGGTTGAGAAATACGGTAAGGACCGCGTGGTACAGATCGTAACATTTGGTACCATGGCGGCGCGGGGTGTGATCCGCGATGTCGGGCGGGCGCTCGATCTGCCGTATGCGATGGTGGATTCCATCGCCAAGATGATTCCTAATGAATTAAACATTACAATTGATAAAGCATTGAATATGAACCGGGAACTCAGGAAACTCTATGAGGAAGATCCTCAGATGAAATACCTGATCGATATGTCAAAACGTCTGGAAGGACTGCCGCGTCATACATCCATGCATGCGGCGGGGGTCGTCATCAGCCAGAAGGCCGTGGATGAGTATGTGCCCCTGTCCAAGGCGTCGGATGGCTCCGTCACCACACAGTTTACGATGACCACGCTGGAAGAACTGGGGCTGCTGAAAATGGATTTCCTGGGTTTGCGCACCCTTACGGTGATACAGAATGCGGTGAAGCTGGCAGAGCACAGTACGGGAAAGCCGTTGAATATTGATGCTGTTGATTATAATGATCCCAGTGTGCTTGCGATGATCGGTGCAGGGAAGACCGAGGGCGTCTTTCAGCTTGAAAGTGCAGGGATGAAAAACTTTATGAAGGAACTAAAGCCCCAGAGTCTTGAGGATATCATAGCGGGTATCTCGCTTTACCGTCCGGGACCCATGGATTTTATTCCGCAGTATATTAAAGGAAAAAACCACCCAGAGACAACGACTTATGACTGCCCGCAGCTGAAGCCTATCCTGGAGGCGACGTACGGATGCATTGTGTATCAGGAGCAGGTTATGCAGATCGTGCGTGACCTGGCAGGCTATACACTGGGCAGAAGTGATCTGGTACGCCGTGCCATGTCGAAAAAAAAGGCGGCTGTTATGGCCAAAGAGCGACAGAATTTTGTCTATGGAAACGTGGAGGAAGATGTGCCGGGATGTGTCAGCAGAGGAATTTCTGAACAGGTCGCAAATAAGATCTATGACGACATGACGGATTTTGCAAAGTATGCATTTAATAAATCACATGCGGCTGCATATGCTGTAGTTTCCTATCAGACAGCGTATCTGAAATATTATTTTCCGGTTGAATTCATGGCGGCACTGATGACTTCCTGTGTAGATAACCCTTCCAAGGTCTCAGAATATATCTTAACGTGCAGGCAGATGAAAATCGATATTCTTCCGCCGGATATCAATCAGAGTGTGGGTGTGTTTTCTGTAGAGGGGGGAGCGATTCGTTACGGACTGGCCGCCATTAAGGGAATCGGACAGCCTGTTCAGGAGGCGATCGTTGAAGAGAGAGACAAGCAGGGGCCTTATACATCACTGAAAAATTTTATTGAGCGGCTGACAGGCAAAGAAGTAAATAAACGCACACTCGAGAACTTCATTAAAGCCGGTGCATTTGACGGACTGGGCGGGAGCAGGAAGCAGTACATGATGGTCTATGCACAGGTTCTGGATGGTGTAAGCCAGGAAAAGAAAAATTCAATGACCGGCCAGATGTCACTGTTTGACATGATGGGGGAAGAAGAAAAACAGGCGTATGAGATTCAGCTTCCGGATGTCGGTGAATTTGACCGGGAACTTCTGCTTTCGTTTGAAAAAGAGGTGCTGGGCGTCTACATCAGCGGTCATCCGCTGGAGGAATATGAAGCGCAGTGGCGGGCCCAGATTTCTGCTGTGACATCAGATTTTTATCCCGATGAGGAGACCGGGTATCCCAGGATTGCGGACGGTTCGAAGCAGATTGTCGGCGGCATGATCACGGAAAAAACCATAAAATACACGAAAAATAATAAGACCATGGCTTTCCTGACAGTGGAGGACCTTGTGGGGACTGTGGAAGTCGTCGTATTCCCACGGGATTATGAGACAAATGCCCATTTAATGAATGAAGACTCGAAAGTATTCATAAAAGGACGGGTTTCCGCGGAAGATGACAAGCCCAGTAAGCTTATCTGTGAATCCATCACGCCGTTTGGAGAGATTCCGCGTCAGCTGTGGATCCAGTTTGCGGACAAAAAAGAGTATGAGAACAACGTGGCCGGGTTATATGAGACACTGAGAGAGTCGGATGGAAGGGATGAGGTTATCCTGTTTATCCGGTCGGATAAGACGATGAAAAAGCTTCCGCCGTCCAGGAGTGTCGGTATTGACGATCGGCTGATCGACACACTTTCACGCAAATATGGAGAGCAGAATGTGAAAGTTAAAGAAATGAGTATTGAAAAACATGGAAAAATGCATTAA
- the pfkA gene encoding 6-phosphofructokinase has product MANNKVNTIGVLTSGGDAPGMNAAIRAVVRRGLSKGCHMKGILKGYDGLLNEEIIDMEAKDVSDTIERGGTVLYTARCAEMRTEDGQKKAVEICGRHGIDGLVVIGGDGSFAGAQRLANLGVNVVGVPGSIDLDIACTDYTIGFDTAVNTAMEAIDKVRDTSTSHERCSIIEVMGRNAGYIALWCGIANGAEDILLPEKYDYDEEKIINNIIENRKRGKKHHIIINAEGIGHSTSMAKRIEAATGIGTRATILGHMQRGGSPTCKDRVYASIMGAYAVDLLVAGKTKRVVAYKNGEYVDFDINEALAMEKGIPEYQYEVARSLSANYAK; this is encoded by the coding sequence ATGGCGAATAATAAGGTAAATACCATCGGAGTTTTAACCAGCGGGGGGGATGCTCCCGGTATGAATGCCGCAATCCGTGCGGTTGTGAGGCGCGGACTGTCCAAGGGATGTCATATGAAGGGCATATTAAAAGGATACGACGGACTGCTGAATGAAGAAATCATAGATATGGAAGCCAAAGACGTGTCAGATACGATAGAACGGGGGGGAACAGTTCTTTATACTGCCCGCTGTGCGGAGATGCGTACGGAGGACGGCCAGAAAAAGGCAGTGGAGATCTGCGGACGTCATGGGATTGACGGCCTGGTAGTGATCGGCGGAGATGGTTCTTTTGCCGGTGCACAGAGACTGGCAAATCTTGGAGTGAATGTCGTTGGAGTGCCGGGAAGTATTGACCTTGATATCGCCTGTACGGATTATACGATTGGTTTTGACACGGCAGTCAATACTGCGATGGAAGCGATCGATAAAGTCCGTGATACCTCAACCTCTCATGAACGATGCAGTATCATCGAGGTTATGGGAAGAAATGCAGGATACATAGCCCTTTGGTGCGGAATTGCAAATGGTGCGGAGGATATCCTTCTTCCTGAAAAATATGATTATGATGAGGAAAAGATCATCAACAATATCATTGAAAACCGTAAAAGAGGTAAAAAACATCATATCATCATCAATGCGGAAGGAATCGGTCACTCTACCAGTATGGCAAAACGTATTGAGGCGGCGACAGGTATCGGAACGCGTGCGACAATTCTCGGACACATGCAGCGGGGCGGGAGCCCTACATGCAAAGACCGTGTTTATGCATCTATAATGGGGGCGTATGCAGTTGATCTGCTTGTAGCGGGAAAGACGAAACGTGTTGTCGCTTACAAGAATGGTGAATATGTGGACTTTGATATCAACGAAGCACTGGCTATGGAAAAAGGAATTCCGGAATACCAGTATGAAGTTGCGAGATCATTGTCAGCAAATTACGCAAAATAA